The genomic segment TACCTGGACAGGGACTCGGCTTCCCTCCTCTGAGAAGGCATGCCCTAGGGGCTTCGGGGGAGAGCAGGGAAGAGGGGCGGCCCTTGAGAAGACCTTCCGGAGTCCTTGCCAGAAAGACGACCGGGCCGCCCGGGGCAAAGCCAAGGCGCTCTCCGATACCGCACAAGGGAGGTGAGGGACATTAACCCGGAGAAGCTTGCTTCAAGCATCCGCATAGGAAACAGGGTGGCACCGAACCGTATCGTCAATCAGCCCATGGAGTGCAACGACGCGGACGACTCCGGCAGTCCCACCGAGCTCACCCTCAGGCGTTATCGCAGATTGGCCGAGGGAGGAGCAGGGGTCATCTTCGTCGAATCCCTCACGATCTCCTATGAGAGCCGGGCCAGGAAGAACCAGTTGAAGATATCCGAAGATACGGCAGACGGGCTCGCAAACCTGGTGCGAGAGATGCGCCGGATCAACAGAGAATCTCTCATCCTCTTTCAAATCAATCACTCTGGAAGGCTCAGCCATGGGACCTTCTCCAAGGTCGTATCGGTCTATCCCACGGGGGATCCCGGGATCCACCTGTTGGAGCGGGAGGAGATCGAGGAGATTGCCGGGGATTTCGTCAAGGCGGCGGTCATTGCAAGGGAGGTTGGAGCGGACGGTATCGACTTCAAGCACTGCCACGGGTACTTCGGGGCGGAAATGGTTCGGCCTGCCAATACACGGCAGGACAGCTACGGCGGCACATTTGAGAACCGGACGAGATTCTTCAGAGAAACAGTGGCCAGGATGAAGAAAGCACTTGGAGACGGATCCTTCATCATGGGGACGAGGTACTCTGTCTACGAGGGAATACCAGGGGGATTCGGCACAGAGGGGCCACAGGAGGTCATAGAGGACCTGGCCGAGCCGGTCGCATTTGCCAGGGTGATCGAGGAGAGCGGCATGGACTATATCAACGTCTCCGCAGGGATACCCTCTCTCACCCCTGAAATCGTCAGGCCGACCAAGAAGTATCCACCGGGGGTCTACAGGCATTTCGGATGGGCCAGGGCAATCAAACACGCCGTAAGGATTCCGGTGATCGGCTCGGGGTACTCATATCTGAGAGACGGCAGGAACGACCTCGCAGAACCCGACCCGGCCAAGAAAGACTTCCTTTACTGGGCCGAGAAAAACCTCTGCCAGGGACACGTCGACCTCGTGGGAATCGGAAGGCAATCCCTGGCAGATCCC from the Deltaproteobacteria bacterium genome contains:
- a CDS encoding 2,4-dienoyl-CoA reductase, coding for MAPNRIVNQPMECNDADDSGSPTELTLRRYRRLAEGGAGVIFVESLTISYESRARKNQLKISEDTADGLANLVREMRRINRESLILFQINHSGRLSHGTFSKVVSVYPTGDPGIHLLEREEIEEIAGDFVKAAVIAREVGADGIDFKHCHGYFGAEMVRPANTRQDSYGGTFENRTRFFRETVARMKKALGDGSFIMGTRYSVYEGIPGGFGTEGPQEVIEDLAEPVAFARVIEESGMDYINVSAGIPSLTPEIVRPTKKYPPGVYRHFGWARAIKHAVRIPVIGSGYSYLRDGRNDLAEPDPAKKDFLYWAEKNLCQGHVDLVGIGRQSLADPLFAKKILSGKTDSIDFCRTCGGCSVLLRAQKPVGCTIYDRYYREVLRQVRKEAKG